The following proteins are encoded in a genomic region of Phragmites australis chromosome 9, lpPhrAust1.1, whole genome shotgun sequence:
- the LOC133928093 gene encoding putative disease resistance protein RGA3 yields MGKTTVAQFVYNDARIEAQFDLRAWEKLEESIASKRFLMVLDDVWIDEGKTEQENMGVWNRVLAPLRSAASGSKILVTTRMKLVAEVLNAAHVVALDGLRSSDCRLLLKEVALDGETMDFPPELREIGSAIAAKLKGSPLAANALVQC; encoded by the exons ATGGGGAAGACCACCGTTGCTCAGTTTGTGTACAATGATGCAAGGATAGAAGCGCAATTTGATCTGAGAGCCTGG GAGAAGCTTGAAGAATCCATTGCATCGAAGAGGTTCCTCATGGTTCTTGATGATGTTTGGATTGATGAGGGGAAGACTGAGCAGGAGAATATGGGTGTGTGGAACAGAGTGTTGGCGCCTCTAAGATCTGCTGCGAGCGGGAGCAAGATCTTGGTCACCACTCGGATGAAGCTAGTAGCTGAGGTTCTGAATGCAGCACATGTGGTTGCCCTTGATGGGTTAAGAAGCAGTGATTGTAGGTTGTTGTTGAAGGAGGTCGCCTTAGATGGAGAAACCATGGATTTCCCCCCTGAGTTGCGAGAGATTGGAAGTGCCATTGCTGCAAAGCTGAAGGGCTCACCTTTAGCCGCTAATGCTCTTGTGCAATGCTAA